Within Gambusia affinis linkage group LG01, SWU_Gaff_1.0, whole genome shotgun sequence, the genomic segment ttacagtgtaggatCCCAGCATGAttggtttagttttaaaaaaggtttgatTTCTACGAAATGTACTCCCATCTTCAGGAATAGCAAACAggtttaactttttattgtgataaaaatgacatcatatttaaaaaaaaacaaaaagcttgagaaaataatataataattacattattattattattattattattattattattattattattattattattattattattattattattattattatatcattaTATATTCTCGTTTTCTTCTAAAGTCAGGACGGGAGTAGAGATCTACACTGATCATTATTTTCTCTGACATACAAATACTCACCAAGAATAAATGACAGAATGATCATGTTACTGTTCTGaacacaattttctttaaagcatGTCACTTTTGGGAGATGACTGACATTTCATCGTTCGTTGTCAGTGGtttcaatattaaggaaaaaggaaaattatggTAATTAATGttgattatctgtctcaaacAGGGAGTGGCAATCATCTCTCTCTTCTTCATCCTGGTGTCCATCACTACGTTCTGCTTGGAGACGCATCAGGCCTTCGAcgtcaaacaaaacattacagatCTTGTCACAGAGGGAAATATCACGCGAATGGAGATTAGGCAGGAGATCGTCACCAACCCAAAGCTCATCATGGTGGAGGGAATCTGTGTGGTGTGGTTTACCTTTGAGTTCCTGGTCCGGATCATCTGCTGTCCAAACAAACTGGCCTTCATCAAGAACACACTCAACATCATTGACTTTGTGGCCATCCTGCCTTTCTACCTGGAGATGACTTTGAGGGGTCTGTCGTCCAGGGCGGCCAGCAACGTGCTGGGTTTCCTCCGCGTGGTGCGCTTCGTGAGGATTCTGCGGATCTTCAAGCTCACGCGTCACTTTGTGGGCCTGCGCGTGCTGGGTCACACGCTGAGGGCCAGCGTCAACGAATTCCTCCTGCTGGTTATCTTCCTCGCATTGGGGGTGCTCATCTTTGCCACCATGATTTACTACGCCGAGCGCATTGGAGTCACCTACAACCCCCAGATTAACAACCACTTCAAAAACATCCCCATCAGCTTCTGGTGGGCGGTGGTCACTATGACAACGCTGGGCTACGGGGACATGTATCCACAGACATGGCTGGGTATGATGGTGGGGGCGCTGTGTGCTCTGGCCGGCGTGCTGACCATCGCCATGCCCGTCCCGGTCATCGTCAACAACTTCGGCATGTACTACTCGCTGGCTATGGCGAAGCAGAAGCTgccgaagaagaagaagaagcacaCCCAGAACCCAGACGCGCCGACCGACTCGGCCTCCTTTGTGAAATCGGAGACAAACTCACACATAGACAGCACTCAGAGCGACACGTGTCCGCTGGCGGCggaggagagcagcagcaggaaccgCTCAGGTGAGGCCAACATTTCACACTAAAGGGCCAGTTCAACCAAAATGCATTGCAGTCTTTGCATGTcgtttgattttttatttttttttatttttttttttggagctcTCTGCCTTAAAGAACTCAGTGGTTTTGATCTGGGGTtcttttattagattttattttttttgataataTCCTGCCTGCAGTAGATCACTCTGGTGTTAAGGCTGCACAATATAGAGCAAATTTCTTGTAATATCACCGTTTACATTGTGAATATTGTGAATAAATGCCCAGACTGTCATACACTTATGTTTACTATGTATGTAATATAATTGGTCACACTTGTTTAATGCAGCAGTAAGAAGTGGAGATTCATTAATAAACTACAACCAGGTCAATGCAGAGACAGCAGTCGCCCAGTAGCAATTGTTTTTGATaaactgttgttgttgttgttgagatgaaaataatcaatcattttatttttctgcggTTTATACTTAATGTAAATCCAAAGCAGAAAGATGTGAACAGTCTGAAGCGTGACGATAGTCTGAGAGGAGCCATTTCCAAAGACCATCTCCACCATCTTAACACCAGTCTCAAAAATAGTCATGCCAGTCTTTCTGCTTCGTAAAGCTTCAGTCTTGTGTGGTTATTTGCTGAGAAGTTGAAGGTTACTTTCACAGGAAATAGGGGTAGAAAGCGGTGCGGCACTAGGGATTTTCCAGTGGGAAGATAAAATGGAACATGTAAAGGATTTTGGTCAATAACAAAGAAGTGAGGGTTGTAACTTTATTCCCAAAAATAGATTGTGTTTTTAGAAGCTCTACATCAGTCAGGaagtagaaagagaaaacaataagcCCAAAATCTTTGCccattattttccatttgataTTTGAAGACAATTTTTTGAAACGCTAATCCTTCAAAATTCTCA encodes:
- the kcnc4 gene encoding potassium voltage-gated channel subfamily C member 4, whose product is MISSVCVSTYRGRKSGNKPPSKSCLKEEMARGEDSEKIIINVGGTRHETYKSTLRTLPGTRLAWLAEPDSQGCCSESDAELPSVSEFFFDRHPGIFAYVLNYYRTGKLHCPADVCGPLFEEELAFWGIDDTDVEPCCWMTYRQHRDAEEALEIFEPPDLEDTDDDRDTPRRFGIEDRSDRSRGCWEVWRPKVWALFDDPYTSKAARGVAIISLFFILVSITTFCLETHQAFDVKQNITDLVTEGNITRMEIRQEIVTNPKLIMVEGICVVWFTFEFLVRIICCPNKLAFIKNTLNIIDFVAILPFYLEMTLRGLSSRAASNVLGFLRVVRFVRILRIFKLTRHFVGLRVLGHTLRASVNEFLLLVIFLALGVLIFATMIYYAERIGVTYNPQINNHFKNIPISFWWAVVTMTTLGYGDMYPQTWLGMMVGALCALAGVLTIAMPVPVIVNNFGMYYSLAMAKQKLPKKKKKHTQNPDAPTDSASFVKSETNSHIDSTQSDTCPLAAEESSSRNRSDSKQNGDANVALSDEEGCSLTQPLSPSEKWSLHCSRGRGKNKEGTCFILTSGEPNLHVEGCTDILGTTGSYTQPEVTTLT